Proteins from a single region of Flavobacterium sp. YJ01:
- the ribB gene encoding 3,4-dihydroxy-2-butanone-4-phosphate synthase, which produces MSTTKIQLNTIEEAIEDIRQGKVIIVVDDEDRENEGDFLAAAEKVTPEMINFMATHGRGLICTPLTESRCKELDLRAMVTNNTDHMETAFTVSIDLKGNGVTTGISASDRSKTVEALVDPNTKPHDLARPGHIFPLIAKQGGVLRRTGHTEAAIDFARLAGFKPAGVICEILNEDGTMSRLPELIKVAKKFDLKLVSIEDLVAYRMQHDSLIVKKEDFDIETRFGTFRLRAYEQTTNKQIHIALTKGTWNSGEPILTRIHSSQVNNDLLGTLTNNAEQQLDDMFKVINENGKGAVIFINQDMTAVNLLNRISELKTLQSNGTLKAPKVIIDSKDYGIGAQILHDIDISKIRLVSNTEQTKRVGMIGYGLEITEYVNY; this is translated from the coding sequence ATGTCAACAACAAAAATACAACTAAATACCATTGAAGAAGCTATAGAAGATATTCGTCAAGGTAAAGTAATCATTGTAGTCGATGATGAAGATCGTGAAAATGAGGGTGATTTTTTGGCAGCTGCTGAAAAAGTAACACCAGAAATGATCAATTTTATGGCTACTCATGGTCGTGGATTAATTTGCACACCACTTACAGAAAGCCGTTGCAAAGAACTTGATTTGCGTGCGATGGTTACTAACAACACAGATCATATGGAAACTGCTTTTACTGTTTCTATTGATTTGAAAGGAAATGGTGTTACAACTGGAATTTCGGCTTCCGATCGTTCTAAAACTGTTGAAGCACTAGTTGATCCAAATACAAAACCACACGATTTAGCTCGTCCTGGTCATATTTTCCCTTTAATTGCTAAACAAGGCGGTGTTTTAAGAAGAACTGGACACACTGAAGCCGCTATCGATTTTGCACGTTTAGCAGGATTTAAACCTGCCGGTGTAATCTGCGAAATTCTAAATGAAGACGGAACAATGTCTCGTTTGCCTGAATTGATTAAAGTTGCCAAAAAATTTGACTTAAAATTAGTTTCCATTGAAGACTTAGTTGCCTATAGGATGCAACACGATAGTTTAATTGTTAAAAAAGAAGATTTTGATATTGAAACTCGTTTTGGAACTTTCAGATTAAGAGCTTACGAGCAAACGACTAACAAACAAATTCATATTGCTCTAACAAAGGGAACTTGGAATTCTGGCGAACCAATTCTAACCAGAATACATTCTTCTCAAGTAAATAATGATTTACTTGGAACATTAACCAACAATGCGGAACAGCAATTGGACGATATGTTTAAAGTAATTAACGAGAACGGAAAAGGCGCTGTTATTTTCATCAATCAGGATATGACAGCTGTAAATCTTTTAAATAGAATTTCGGAGCTTAAAACATTACAATCTAACGGAACTTTAAAAGCTCCGAAAGTAATTATTGACAGCAAAGATTACGGAATTGGAGCTCAAATTCTTCATGATATTGATATTTCTAAGATAAGATTGGTTTCTAATACTGAGCAAACAAAACGCGTTGGTATGATTGGTTACGGACTTGAAATTACAGAATACGTTAATTATTAA
- a CDS encoding acyl-CoA thioesterase codes for MGTVEERIQKSETRIFKAVFPSTTNHYDTLFGGTALHLMDEVAFICATRFSRKKVVTISTGQIDFKKAIPAGTLIELVAKVDSVGRTSCKIHVDIFMEQMYSELRETVVSGTFSFVAVDENKKPTPILDDLE; via the coding sequence ATGGGAACAGTAGAAGAAAGAATTCAGAAATCTGAAACTCGTATTTTTAAAGCCGTTTTTCCGAGTACAACAAATCATTACGACACTTTATTTGGAGGAACTGCACTACATCTTATGGATGAAGTGGCGTTTATTTGCGCTACACGTTTCAGTCGTAAAAAAGTAGTTACGATTTCTACAGGTCAAATCGATTTTAAAAAGGCAATTCCCGCTGGAACTTTAATCGAATTAGTCGCAAAAGTCGATAGTGTTGGAAGAACAAGCTGCAAAATTCATGTCGATATTTTTATGGAACAAATGTATTCGGAGCTTCGCGAAACGGTAGTTTCGGGAACTTTTTCTTTTGTTGCAGTTGACGAAAACAAAAAACCGACGCCAATTTTAGACGACTTAGAATAA
- a CDS encoding site-specific integrase: MLKVIFYQKSDRVNKNGESPIYARLSFNDKQISMSTGQAISKERWTSTNNLRNQLKIEKEIVIKNLLDLFQLNAAKKFTELFRIDPEVNLQLLKAELTGKVKIDQPEGPSIIQIMDTYNEFFTKRVNTGERASASLQKYKRAKDLLLDFITSNYKKEDMPASEISSSFVFKLEQFLKYESSFKDQTGIKNNSVVKYIKMYKTACNYAIKMDLIIKNPFNVYDGRLSVKDAVFLTQLELNTIENKVFSTPRLEKVKDIFLFSCYTGYAPVDAMDLSERNLSEDSNGNLWIMTSRAKTAIRANVPVLPTVEKIIFKYKNQQKGLIPKISNQKMNAYLKEIADACSIDKHLTWYVARHTFATTVTLGNGVRLENVSAMMGHTNTKQTQHYAKVLDVNIMEDMEKLKSKFR; encoded by the coding sequence ATGTTAAAAGTAATTTTTTACCAGAAATCCGACAGAGTAAACAAGAACGGCGAATCTCCAATCTATGCCCGTTTGAGTTTCAATGACAAACAAATTTCAATGTCCACCGGACAAGCCATTTCAAAAGAAAGATGGACAAGCACAAATAACCTCAGAAACCAGCTTAAGATTGAAAAGGAAATAGTAATAAAAAACCTGCTTGACCTTTTCCAGCTTAATGCAGCTAAAAAATTTACTGAGCTCTTCAGAATTGATCCTGAGGTTAACCTTCAATTATTAAAAGCTGAACTCACAGGAAAAGTTAAAATCGACCAGCCTGAGGGACCCTCCATAATTCAGATTATGGATACATACAATGAATTCTTCACCAAAAGAGTAAATACTGGAGAGCGTGCATCGGCTTCATTGCAGAAGTACAAAAGAGCTAAAGATTTACTTTTAGATTTCATCACCAGTAACTACAAAAAGGAAGATATGCCAGCATCTGAAATATCAAGCTCTTTTGTTTTTAAATTGGAGCAGTTCCTTAAATACGAGAGCAGTTTTAAAGACCAGACAGGCATCAAAAACAATTCGGTGGTAAAATATATAAAAATGTATAAAACCGCCTGCAATTACGCTATTAAAATGGACTTAATCATAAAAAACCCATTCAACGTTTATGACGGAAGACTAAGCGTAAAAGATGCTGTCTTCCTAACCCAGCTGGAACTGAATACAATCGAGAATAAAGTATTTTCAACGCCCCGTCTGGAAAAGGTCAAGGATATATTTCTTTTCAGCTGCTATACAGGATATGCGCCCGTCGATGCAATGGATCTGAGCGAAAGAAACTTATCTGAAGATTCAAATGGAAACTTATGGATTATGACCAGCAGAGCCAAAACCGCCATTAGAGCAAATGTGCCTGTATTACCAACCGTTGAGAAAATTATTTTTAAATATAAAAATCAGCAGAAAGGTCTTATCCCGAAAATATCCAATCAAAAAATGAATGCTTATCTTAAGGAAATAGCTGATGCCTGCAGCATAGACAAACATCTTACATGGTATGTTGCCAGACACACATTTGCAACCACTGTCACTTTAGGAAATGGCGTGAGACTTGAGAATGTTTCAGCCATGATGGGACATACCAATACTAAACAAACCCAGCATTATGCAAAAGTTTTGGACGTGAATATAATGGAAGATATGGAAAAATTGAAATCTAAGTTTAGGTAA
- a CDS encoding S8 family peptidase yields the protein MTNKSHLKFLSKKQLSEIKDFKYNYGFDPSNDEEDKEPKNYTRLANSFRNNLIRLESDLNSKYKLRDKSLAIPFDIDYVQITFQDQFVINKYYKDYYNNFGLEATNFYDFAKKGLFAIVDRAKFERFINSVNNFISYELEKNHNLKFSEYVKYISDFKLLRTEDILKFKLEDTGSIVYLELINLPLDDAIKQQIAKALISYLNESNIEHKHDSENDRIELINPDSHQIQLIIQNYDIIESATCSLFTTIRPGEFNTVERQFAFTVSNSDEELPIIGIIDTGISSQTALAPLIIDDASFTLAGNPLIDQAGRRTGFNYLGHGTAVAALASLGKENHRNNFQGKVTADAKLLSIKISENGTGYISEVDLLKMLYDVKKKYPEIRLFTLTTCYGIFKEQNEPFSNYTYLLDKFSYETNSLIFICTGNNLNCLNENTSYELSYFQNNHTNLSTPADSLNNFTVGAAAGNLINGPFLGISSSKEFPALYTRKGHVDLSAIFSPVKVNKNYFKPDGIEYAGDIGYYDENTLDWMDEPALTLLSARPEIGIIQEVGTSFATPLVANLAAKITKNYPLLTNESVKALIINSASTSLIPFKSDVSKLKNRVIGHGLVDDFKTLYSNENSATLILEDTIKSGKIKIYPVNFPDYLIYDDLGKKNGILKINATLCFKFLPIKNNQLSYNPIHMAFSIFKNHTAEEIMKSDEEVLSKLKSTLTWSENGRYISKPIPYSNTQKITLNVNVDDLVSEKSTFKLALHARVSDQIVGGLPENYPKEFSFSIVLSIEENLKKKTGKLYDGLQLVNELESIQNIDIDNDLETDSLNI from the coding sequence ATGACTAACAAATCTCACTTAAAATTTCTAAGTAAAAAACAGCTGTCCGAAATCAAAGACTTCAAATATAATTATGGCTTTGATCCCAGCAATGATGAAGAAGATAAAGAACCTAAAAATTACACCAGACTAGCCAACTCATTTAGAAATAATCTGATACGCCTTGAAAGCGATTTAAATAGCAAATACAAATTAAGAGATAAATCTTTAGCCATACCCTTCGACATAGACTATGTACAGATCACTTTTCAAGATCAGTTTGTCATAAACAAATATTATAAGGACTATTACAATAATTTTGGACTAGAAGCCACCAACTTCTACGACTTTGCAAAAAAAGGGTTATTTGCTATTGTTGACCGCGCAAAGTTTGAGAGATTCATTAATAGTGTAAACAATTTCATCAGTTACGAACTTGAGAAAAACCATAATCTAAAGTTTTCCGAATATGTCAAATATATATCAGATTTCAAACTCCTTCGAACTGAAGATATTCTAAAGTTCAAACTGGAAGATACTGGATCTATTGTATATCTTGAACTTATTAACCTACCGCTAGATGATGCTATTAAGCAGCAAATTGCAAAAGCTTTAATAAGCTATTTAAATGAATCAAATATTGAACATAAGCATGATTCTGAAAATGATAGAATAGAATTGATAAATCCAGATTCACATCAAATTCAATTGATCATACAAAATTACGATATAATTGAGAGCGCAACATGCTCACTCTTCACTACGATCCGACCTGGTGAATTTAACACAGTTGAACGCCAGTTCGCTTTTACCGTTTCAAACTCTGATGAGGAATTGCCAATTATTGGAATAATTGACACTGGAATTAGCTCTCAAACAGCTTTAGCGCCTTTAATAATTGATGATGCAAGTTTTACCCTTGCAGGCAATCCTTTAATTGACCAGGCTGGACGAAGAACTGGATTCAATTATTTAGGTCATGGTACGGCAGTGGCTGCTTTAGCCTCATTGGGCAAAGAGAATCATAGAAACAATTTTCAGGGAAAAGTAACTGCCGACGCCAAATTGCTGTCAATTAAAATAAGCGAAAATGGAACTGGCTATATATCAGAAGTTGATCTATTAAAAATGCTTTACGACGTAAAAAAGAAATACCCAGAAATTCGCCTATTTACATTAACCACATGCTACGGCATCTTTAAAGAGCAAAATGAACCGTTTTCAAACTATACTTATCTATTAGACAAATTCTCATACGAAACAAACAGCCTTATCTTTATTTGTACGGGAAATAATTTGAACTGTCTAAATGAAAATACAAGTTATGAGCTTTCCTATTTTCAAAACAACCATACTAATTTATCCACCCCCGCAGATAGTTTAAACAATTTCACCGTAGGAGCTGCAGCAGGCAATCTAATAAACGGACCTTTTTTAGGCATTTCCAGCAGTAAAGAATTTCCTGCTCTCTACACCAGAAAAGGACATGTCGACCTATCTGCAATATTTAGTCCTGTTAAAGTAAATAAAAACTACTTCAAGCCTGATGGCATTGAGTATGCCGGCGATATAGGCTATTACGACGAAAACACTTTAGACTGGATGGATGAACCTGCTCTTACACTTTTATCAGCCCGTCCAGAAATCGGGATCATTCAAGAAGTCGGAACAAGTTTCGCAACTCCACTTGTTGCTAATCTTGCCGCAAAAATCACAAAAAACTATCCGTTACTCACCAACGAAAGCGTCAAAGCACTTATAATAAACAGCGCGTCTACAAGCTTGATACCATTTAAATCAGATGTTTCTAAATTAAAGAACAGAGTAATTGGACATGGACTTGTTGATGATTTTAAAACATTGTACTCAAATGAAAATTCGGCTACACTTATATTAGAGGACACAATAAAGAGTGGAAAAATAAAAATTTATCCTGTCAATTTCCCAGACTACCTTATATACGATGATCTAGGTAAAAAAAATGGAATTTTAAAAATTAATGCAACTCTGTGCTTTAAATTTCTGCCCATCAAAAATAATCAGCTTTCTTATAATCCGATTCATATGGCTTTCAGCATATTTAAAAATCATACGGCAGAGGAAATTATGAAATCTGATGAGGAAGTATTGTCGAAGCTAAAATCAACTCTAACATGGTCTGAAAACGGAAGATACATCTCAAAACCTATCCCTTATTCAAATACTCAGAAAATAACACTGAATGTCAATGTAGATGACTTGGTTAGCGAAAAAAGCACCTTCAAACTAGCATTACACGCAAGAGTTTCTGACCAGATTGTTGGAGGGCTACCCGAAAATTATCCCAAAGAATTTTCATTTTCAATTGTGCTTTCTATAGAAGAAAATCTCAAGAAGAAGACTGGAAAATTATATGATGGATTACAATTGGTAAATGAACTGGAATCTATTCAAAATATTGATATTGATAATGATTTAGAAACAGACTCTCTAAATATTTAA
- a CDS encoding ATP-binding protein: MAQADYIKEIAKYGLENDQERLLSVLNELIEHSKKTKKLNFAIQLQSILKDAIRFQKSTGLTKVGSETYLNRIEDKEISDLILEKITSDYTLENIIANEKVHNELKFFIEEHHKIEVLQQFGLPVSNKLLLHGPSGCGKTLASYVIAGELEKMMVVIDLGAIVSSKLGETSKNLSKIFKKAALEDCIIFLDEFDSLGKIRDYSQDHGEMKRVVNTILQLFDYLPQSSIVIAATNQKDMLDDALLRRFDNIIEFQFPNQAEISKLIELVLQNGSFKFDNKAAANRILKECLGLSYYSIQKTLITAIKRSLFAAKETQNLLFAKIDTSIWQNLVIAEKQSLNI, encoded by the coding sequence ATGGCACAGGCAGACTACATCAAAGAAATAGCAAAGTATGGTCTTGAGAATGATCAGGAACGTTTATTGTCTGTTTTAAACGAGTTGATTGAGCATTCTAAGAAAACTAAAAAGTTAAATTTTGCCATACAGCTTCAGTCAATTTTAAAAGATGCGATCAGATTTCAAAAATCTACAGGATTAACAAAAGTTGGTTCTGAAACATATTTAAATAGGATTGAAGACAAAGAAATCTCTGATTTAATATTGGAGAAAATTACTTCTGATTATACTTTAGAAAATATTATTGCAAATGAAAAGGTGCATAATGAGTTAAAGTTTTTTATTGAAGAGCATCATAAAATTGAAGTTCTTCAGCAATTTGGGCTGCCGGTTTCTAATAAACTACTTCTACATGGGCCATCAGGATGTGGAAAGACATTAGCCTCTTATGTTATTGCCGGGGAATTAGAAAAAATGATGGTTGTTATTGATCTAGGGGCAATTGTGTCTTCTAAATTAGGAGAAACAAGCAAAAACTTATCTAAAATATTCAAAAAAGCGGCACTGGAAGATTGTATTATATTTCTGGACGAATTTGACAGTCTTGGAAAAATACGAGATTACAGTCAAGATCATGGAGAAATGAAAAGAGTTGTCAATACTATACTACAGCTTTTTGATTATCTTCCGCAAAGCAGTATTGTAATAGCAGCAACAAATCAGAAGGATATGCTCGATGATGCACTGCTGAGAAGGTTTGATAATATCATAGAATTTCAATTTCCCAATCAAGCAGAAATTAGCAAACTTATAGAGTTAGTTCTGCAAAATGGAAGTTTTAAATTTGATAATAAGGCAGCTGCAAATAGGATTCTAAAAGAATGTTTAGGCCTGTCTTATTACAGCATTCAAAAGACCCTTATCACTGCTATCAAAAGGTCTTTATTTGCTGCTAAAGAAACACAAAACTTGCTCTTTGCTAAAATAGACACATCTATCTGGCAAAATCTTGTTATTGCTGAAAAGCAGTCGTTAAATATTTAG
- a CDS encoding carbamoyltransferase C-terminal domain-containing protein yields MKILSYNPGHDGSVVYLNDGKLVFSIEAEKNSNYRYSPISTPDILRAMGELDEIPDVISVGGWWPRDHHEYLYGSNVHAPYRGETLKDIIVEQSKLLGKEIHYFSSSHERSHLLCAIGMSELPKGTPCYALIWEGEIGAFYEIDSELNIFHISDVLTQVGNRYGLFYGLADPTFPIDGEYPRNQDAGKLMALASFSNRNNPTNEEKKILEFLLDGPYRKLSDYENIFASAHYHVGVDNSEFCNFAGIFSDRIFNIFYQFAKDNLKKKLPLVIAGGCGLNCDWNSKWKETGLFTEIFVPPVANDSGSAIGTAIDAQFYFTGNPKIDWDVYSGKYFDANCNINLDEYDILEATNEKVAEFLADDLILAWINGKYEIGPRALGNRSIIAAPFKESTKTRLNIIKQREQFRPIAPVCLEEDASRWFGCEKPSPYMLYTYVANTDALAAVTHVNKTARIQTVSSSSNKNLYNLLKAFKNRTGYGVLCNTSLNFNGKGFINKLDDLSLYTIQHKLDGFVVNEKIYILKSSTYYQNHLKKN; encoded by the coding sequence ATGAAAATACTCTCTTATAATCCAGGACACGATGGTTCTGTTGTTTATCTAAACGATGGAAAGTTAGTGTTTTCCATAGAAGCAGAAAAAAATTCCAATTATAGATACTCTCCTATTTCAACGCCTGATATACTACGAGCAATGGGAGAACTAGATGAGATTCCTGACGTAATAAGTGTAGGCGGATGGTGGCCTCGTGATCATCATGAGTATTTATATGGTTCAAATGTACATGCACCTTATCGTGGAGAAACTTTAAAAGACATTATTGTTGAGCAGAGTAAATTATTAGGAAAAGAAATTCATTATTTTTCTTCCTCCCATGAACGATCACATTTACTTTGTGCAATTGGTATGTCTGAATTACCAAAAGGAACACCTTGTTATGCATTGATATGGGAAGGGGAAATAGGAGCATTTTACGAAATAGATTCAGAATTGAATATATTTCATATTTCTGATGTTCTTACGCAAGTTGGAAATCGATATGGTCTTTTTTACGGTTTAGCAGATCCAACATTTCCCATAGATGGAGAGTACCCTCGTAATCAGGATGCTGGAAAATTGATGGCGCTAGCCTCATTTTCAAACCGAAATAATCCAACAAATGAAGAAAAAAAAATATTAGAATTTTTATTAGATGGGCCTTATCGAAAACTCAGTGATTATGAAAATATTTTTGCATCTGCACATTATCATGTGGGTGTAGATAATTCAGAATTTTGCAATTTCGCGGGTATTTTTAGCGATAGAATTTTTAATATTTTTTATCAATTTGCTAAAGACAATTTGAAGAAAAAATTACCACTTGTAATTGCTGGAGGTTGTGGCTTAAATTGTGATTGGAATAGTAAATGGAAGGAGACTGGCCTTTTTACCGAGATTTTTGTGCCCCCGGTAGCTAATGATTCAGGTTCTGCTATTGGAACTGCTATAGACGCACAGTTTTATTTTACTGGCAATCCAAAAATTGATTGGGATGTGTATTCTGGAAAATATTTTGATGCTAACTGTAATATAAATTTAGACGAGTATGATATACTTGAAGCAACCAATGAGAAAGTAGCTGAATTTTTAGCTGATGATTTAATTTTAGCATGGATTAATGGCAAATATGAAATAGGTCCGAGAGCCTTAGGCAATCGTTCAATTATTGCAGCGCCATTTAAAGAGTCTACTAAAACAAGATTAAATATAATTAAGCAACGTGAGCAATTTAGACCGATTGCTCCTGTATGTTTAGAAGAAGATGCCTCTAGATGGTTTGGATGCGAAAAACCAAGTCCTTATATGCTTTACACTTATGTTGCTAATACTGACGCATTAGCAGCAGTTACTCATGTTAATAAAACAGCGAGGATACAAACAGTTTCATCTTCATCAAATAAAAATCTTTATAATTTACTTAAAGCATTTAAAAATCGAACAGGCTATGGTGTATTATGCAATACATCTTTGAATTTTAATGGTAAAGGATTTATTAATAAACTTGACGATCTTTCACTATACACAATTCAACATAAATTAGATGGCTTTGTAGTGAACGAAAAAATCTATATTTTAAAGTCTTCAACATATTATCAAAACCACTTAAAAAAAAACTAA
- a CDS encoding family 16 glycosylhydrolase — MRKKTNLSLPLKYLFSTGLKIRRVLPSKRSKVFGNKSSHSLINHIYVINLKRQPKRWKEIEAELQQISDISGSKLNYLTERYNAIDAKEFLNDPIASDDLDPIYTLGDQLYVEPQPLILPTEWDLNFKIRMSRPEIAVAYSHIELWKRIASGNNEYTMILEDDIWFKPAFNRELNKVWKEIKENDQSKFDILYLSFEEVKNGAPKTFISSKIFCPVRGLWNLSGYVVSKQGAEKLLKLLPCKGPIDLWINHKFKSLNVLASYRSIISQRPDLSSTNSYSILPALTKIGAITSEGAALFNNRPLEVPVFAFGSNDSGLTSLAIALSMLGYRCLSDLETIPNSELNSILTGKNKLLFNAYVNINILKGKLFDLIKFYPNAKFIFTLNENECLDEVYLELIKILDKNKFVILNSKAPNKWQIICQLLRTVPPDCRFPELIDKGNRKLKSQNNISEIQKLDKLKHDFSPWVMEIDRQWNGIDIICDENSLSNRYVMIKEDFKTFNSQFWTARNDTFTDNLALFREENLVFDLKHGLALTLKKHNLGVRKYSAGAMTSKHQYLYGRFEVVLKASNVPGVITGFFLHRDSPRQEIDIEIAGKNTSRLLTNVFYNPGDEGAKFDYGYRGTPTYIDLGFDASESFHKYAIEWDESEIRWFVDDHLVHRRNQWNPTPIPHLPMAIHLNIWPCRSKEFAGILINKLLPTTTFLKKISINAQKL; from the coding sequence ATGAGGAAGAAAACTAATTTGTCATTACCCTTAAAATATTTGTTTAGCACTGGACTAAAAATCAGGAGAGTACTCCCAAGTAAAAGGAGCAAAGTATTTGGTAATAAAAGCTCTCACTCTCTAATTAATCATATTTATGTAATTAATTTGAAACGCCAACCTAAACGGTGGAAAGAGATTGAAGCGGAGTTACAGCAAATATCAGATATTTCAGGAAGTAAACTCAATTATTTAACAGAACGGTATAATGCTATTGATGCTAAGGAATTTTTAAATGATCCTATTGCAAGCGATGATTTAGATCCAATATATACACTTGGTGATCAGCTTTATGTGGAGCCTCAACCCCTTATTTTACCTACGGAATGGGATCTTAATTTCAAGATCCGAATGAGTAGACCTGAAATAGCCGTAGCATATTCACATATAGAATTGTGGAAACGTATAGCTTCTGGGAACAATGAGTATACTATGATTTTAGAAGATGATATCTGGTTTAAACCAGCTTTTAATAGGGAGCTTAATAAAGTCTGGAAAGAAATAAAGGAAAATGATCAAAGTAAATTCGATATACTTTATTTATCCTTTGAAGAAGTGAAAAATGGGGCGCCCAAAACATTTATATCAAGCAAAATATTTTGCCCTGTCCGAGGTTTGTGGAACCTATCAGGTTATGTTGTCTCCAAGCAGGGGGCAGAAAAACTGCTCAAACTTCTTCCTTGTAAAGGTCCAATAGACTTATGGATAAATCATAAATTTAAATCTTTGAATGTACTTGCTTCGTATAGATCTATAATTAGTCAAAGACCTGATTTGTCATCTACAAATTCCTACTCTATATTACCAGCACTAACGAAAATTGGTGCAATTACAAGTGAAGGAGCTGCATTATTTAATAATAGACCATTAGAGGTGCCTGTCTTTGCATTTGGTTCGAATGATTCTGGGCTAACATCTCTTGCTATAGCATTATCAATGCTTGGTTATCGTTGTTTAAGTGATTTAGAAACAATCCCAAATTCAGAACTGAACAGTATTTTGACGGGAAAGAATAAACTGCTTTTTAATGCTTACGTTAATATCAATATTTTAAAAGGTAAGCTATTCGATTTAATTAAATTTTATCCCAATGCTAAATTTATTTTTACATTAAATGAAAATGAATGTTTGGATGAAGTTTATTTAGAATTAATTAAAATTCTTGATAAAAATAAATTTGTCATTCTTAATTCGAAAGCGCCAAATAAATGGCAGATTATATGCCAACTTCTGAGGACAGTTCCTCCAGATTGCAGGTTTCCAGAATTAATAGATAAAGGAAATAGAAAACTTAAATCCCAAAATAACATAAGTGAAATTCAAAAATTGGATAAGTTAAAACATGATTTTTCTCCATGGGTTATGGAAATTGATCGACAATGGAATGGTATTGATATAATCTGTGACGAGAATAGCTTAAGTAATCGCTATGTAATGATAAAAGAAGATTTCAAGACATTTAATAGTCAGTTTTGGACAGCTAGGAATGATACATTTACTGATAATCTCGCATTGTTTAGAGAGGAAAATTTAGTTTTTGATTTAAAACATGGTCTCGCGTTAACATTAAAAAAACATAATCTTGGTGTTAGAAAATACAGTGCAGGAGCTATGACAAGTAAACATCAATACTTGTACGGTAGGTTTGAAGTTGTATTGAAGGCATCGAATGTACCCGGTGTCATAACAGGCTTCTTCCTACATAGAGACTCTCCGCGTCAAGAAATTGATATTGAAATTGCTGGTAAAAACACTAGTCGTTTGCTAACGAATGTTTTTTACAACCCAGGTGATGAAGGAGCTAAATTTGATTATGGATATCGAGGCACACCAACTTATATTGATCTAGGATTTGATGCATCAGAGTCCTTTCATAAATATGCTATCGAATGGGATGAATCTGAAATACGATGGTTCGTTGATGATCATTTAGTGCATAGACGTAACCAATGGAATCCAACACCAATTCCACACCTTCCAATGGCAATTCACTTAAATATTTGGCCGTGTCGGTCAAAAGAGTTCGCAGGAATATTAATAAATAAATTGCTTCCTACAACCACTTTTTTAAAAAAAATTAGTATTAATGCACAAAAGTTATAG
- a CDS encoding glycosyltransferase produces MNISKEEKNQNQSLFVRDIVQKTPSNKKESLSNSDKIPKKIIQFWDNHEQLPSDVKDCIQSWSQLDVLGYERLLFNNKNAGEFILEKLGDRYKNAYDKCYHPAMQSDYFRLCYIFIEGGCYVDADDVYSGVDIDPLFDDDRLKIQPLCYDTTTYSMVSQSIFTMVGEYSNSWIFYFNNNPLIAKSRNPIIEQALSLATSLLEEDTSQGLPEIQSTTGPGNLTKSVTAFLKEKDAIVDELILVLKDWDNTAESKWPLSYRNDARNWRLSNSVNFNG; encoded by the coding sequence ATGAATATTTCTAAAGAAGAAAAAAATCAAAACCAGTCTCTTTTTGTAAGGGATATCGTGCAAAAAACACCATCCAATAAAAAAGAATCATTATCAAACTCCGATAAAATTCCTAAAAAAATTATACAATTTTGGGATAATCATGAGCAATTGCCATCGGATGTGAAAGACTGTATTCAAAGTTGGTCTCAACTTGATGTTTTGGGTTATGAAAGATTACTTTTTAATAATAAAAATGCGGGAGAATTCATTCTTGAAAAATTAGGCGATAGATATAAGAATGCTTATGATAAGTGTTATCACCCCGCCATGCAATCAGATTATTTTCGTCTTTGTTATATCTTTATTGAAGGTGGGTGTTATGTAGACGCTGATGATGTATATAGTGGAGTAGATATTGATCCTCTTTTTGATGATGATAGATTAAAAATACAACCACTATGCTACGATACTACGACCTATTCTATGGTCTCTCAATCCATTTTCACAATGGTTGGAGAATATTCGAACAGTTGGATTTTCTATTTCAATAATAATCCTCTTATTGCTAAAAGTAGAAATCCCATAATTGAGCAAGCGCTTTCTCTAGCTACTTCTTTATTAGAAGAAGATACAAGCCAAGGTTTACCTGAAATCCAATCCACAACAGGTCCCGGTAATCTAACGAAATCAGTAACAGCGTTCTTAAAAGAAAAAGATGCGATAGTAGATGAATTAATTTTAGTATTAAAAGACTGGGATAATACCGCCGAAAGTAAGTGGCCTTTGAGTTATCGGAATGATGCTAGAAATTGGCGTTTATCAAATTCTGTAAACTTTAACGGATAA